In the genome of Telluria mixta, the window CATAGGCGTCCCACAATCCACTAGGCCAAGACATGTAATCGCGTGATAGGCTACTGCCAATCGTGACACGCCGAAAACATGGTTCCAGTACACTCTTATGTACGGACATTCAGACGCACGAGCGGCTGTACAACCATGCTGTCGACACTTGGAGGTCGCATGCGGATCATTCGACGACGCGCCGGCGTGTTGATCGCCCTATGTTTTCTGGCTTCCTGCGGTGGGGGTGGCGGTAGCGGCGCCGGCGGCCCAGGTGGTGTCGTCAATACGCCCGTGGCACCGGTGCCGCAGCCGCCGCCTGCCGCTGGCGGTCTCCTGGCGCTGTCCGAGGTCGCCCAGGTCGACAATGCCGTCTACCTGAGCGCACCACCGGGGGATACACGCCTATTCATCGTCGATCGAACGGGCCGTGTCCTGGTCATGGAAAACGGCGCATTGCGCGCCACGCCGTTCCTGGACGTCAGCAGCCGCACGAGTACCGCGGGCGAAGGTGGCTTGCTGTCGATCGCGTTCGATCCCCAGTTCGCCAGCAATGGCCGGGTGTATATCGTCTATGTCGCGCGCGACAACGTCATCACGCTCGAACGCTACACGGTCGGGTCCGACAGGAACGTACTGGACCCTGCTTCGCAGCTGACGGTTTTGCAGATTCCACATCCGGACTTCACCAACCATTATGGCGGCCAGCTGGCCTTCGGTCCGGACGACATGCTGTACTTGTCCACCGGCGACGGCGGTGGTGCCGGCGATCCACGCGGCAACGCCCAGAACCCGCTGTCCTTGCTGGGCAAACTGCTGCGCTTGGACGTGCGTAACGCGACGGCGACGAGAAGCTACGAGATTCCGGCATCCAATCCGTACAACGGCATGAGCTCGCGACGCAACGAGATCTGGGCACTCGGTCTGCGCAACCCGTGGCGGTTCAGTTTCGACGGCAACCTCCTCTACATTGCCGACGTCGGCCAGGCGCAGCGCGAGGAAGTCGATATCAGCGACGCCGGCGCCGGCGGTCTCAACTACGGCTGGAATATCCTGGAGGGTGGCGCGTGCTACAACGGCGGGTCCTGCGACACGGCCGGCCTGACACTGCCCGTCCACGAATACGACCATGGCGCGAACAACGCCAACGGCTGCTCGATCACCGGTGGCTACGTGTACCGCGGCGCGAAGATCGCCCATCTCAGCGGCAGCTATGTGTTTTCGGACTATTGCGGTGGTTACTTGAAGTCGCTGCGTTACGCGGGCGGCGGTGTGCCGACCGTCACGACATGGGACGTCGCGAAGGTGGGCGGCGTGCTCTCGTTCGGACGAGACGGCAGCGGCGAGCTCTATCTCATCGGGTCCAGTGGCAAGATCTACCGCATCGACAACCGCAGCACGTCAAGCGGATAGCATCTCGCGCTGCGTCTGTATAGACGGGTTTCATGGTAACGCGAACGCGGCAAGCTAACTGGACGTGCAGCACGACGTATGTCTTGCCCACGTTGTTTTGGCTTCTAATGCCAAATGTGCGGACAATCGTTTCGCCTTCACGCAAAGACGTACCACGGCTCAGGCGGATACTGGGAATCCGTCCAAGTCGGCTGGGTTCTGCCTGAAGCACGGCGACCGTCCGGTTCGGGTCGGCAGTGGAAACACGTCCAGATCCGGTTCCTGCCCCGAGCGGAGGCAGTCAAGATCGACCGCGCCAACACAACCATAAAAAAGGAGCGGCCAGAGACACGGCCGCTCCATGAATACCGGACCGCCAGCAAACGGCCCGGGGAGACGCAACTAGATCATCAGAACGCCGTGCGCAGGGACATGGTGTAGCTGCGGCCCGGCTTGTTCTCGTCGAAGATCGCGTTGTTGAACGCCGTGTAGTTCTGGCTCTTCGCGTTGTTCAGGTTCCAGACGCTGACCGTCAGGTCCGTGTTGCCGCCGAAGCCGAACACCTTCTGCAGGTTCATGCCGGCCGACATGTCGACCTGCGAGCGCCCCGTCGAATACGCGTAGAAGCCGTTGCCCAGGCCAGTGTTCGTGTTGCTGATCAGGCTCGCCTGGTACTGGCGCGACACACGCAGGTTCAGGCCGTCCTTCTCGTAGTACACGGTCAGGTTGTTAGTCCGCGGCGGCACGCCGGCCACCGGCGGCGCGCCCGCGGCTTCATCCTTCTGCTTCGTGTACGTGAAGTTGCCCGTGAAGCCGAAGCCTTTCACCGGCAGCATGTCCAGCGGCTGCTGCCACGTGAATTCGAGGCCGCGCACCTTCAGCTTGGAGTCGATCATGTACGGCTCGGTGATGATCACGTGCTTCTTGTCGCGACCGCCGGCGGCGTCCACGGCCGCCTGCTGCGCGTCCGTCAGGCCCACCGTGCCGTAGATCTTGTCCAGGTCGGACAGCGTGTAGTCGATCTGGCGCGAACCCGGGCGGCTCACGATGTCCTTCGCAAAGCCGGACAGCGCGACATAGCCTTCGCGGCTGAAATACCATTCCACGCCCGCATCCAGGTTGTTGGCCTTGAACGGCTTCAGGTTCGGGTTCGTCACGTTGCCCTGGTTGACGCCCTGGTCGCCGATCGAGAGCTGGGTCTGGTGCAGGTCCGCCGGGTTGGCGCGCGTGAGCGACTTGGAGCCGGACAGGCGGGCAATCACGTCCTTCGTGATGTTGTACGACAGGTTGAACGACGGCAGGATGTTGTGGTACTTGGTCGATTCGTACACCCAGGTCTGCATGTCCGGGTAGCGGCCGCCTTGCTGCAGGCCCTGCTGGGCGTTGCGCGGGTCGGGCGTGTTGACCGGGGCGCCGATCGTCTGCTCCGTCGTCGCGTAGCGCACGCCGGCGTTGTAGCGCAGCGTGTGGCCGAACACGGGGATGCGGCCGTTGGTCGAGACGTAGAACGCTGACACCTTCTCGCGCAGGTAGCCGCCGTTGGACGTCGGCGCGGCGAAGAACAGCTCGCGGTAGTGCTGGTAGTTGGTGTCCTTGGCAAACTTGTCCCAGTCGACCGTGATGAAGCCGTGATCGCTCTTGTGGACGTATTTCGCCAGGTCGCCGTTCGTGACCGCGGAGCCCAGGTAGGTCAGCGGCGCCGTCTGACCCTGCGTGTAGCCGGTGCCATAGCCCGGGTAGGTGCCGGCAGGGATCGGACCGGGCGCGAAGCGGCCGTCGCACTGGCCCTGCAGCGCGCGGTCCGGCTGGATGAACTGGTAGCTGGTCTGGTTGCCGCAGGTGTAGTTCATCCACGCGTCGGCGTTGCCGTAGTCCGTGTAGCGGCGCGTGATGTCGTCGAACGAGCCGCCCACCTTGATCGCGAACGTGTCGTCGCCCCAGTTCAGGTTCAGGCGCGTGCCCTTGGTCGTGTTGCGGCGCTGGTAGATGTCGCCGCGCAGGCCGGACAGGCCCTGGCCCGGCTGGTACCAGCCGAACTTGGTCGGGTCGTTGATGTCGATATTACTGGACATGACCGGGATCTGGCCGGGCGTCGTGTTGTCGTACTTGACGACGGTCGGTGCCGACTGCGTGGCCACCAGCACGGTCGGCATGTCGCGATAGAACTCGCTGTCCGTATAGTTGACGTGGCCGTCGATGGTGAGGCGGTCGGACGCGTGCCACTCGAAGCCCGGGTTGATGCTGCGGAAGTGCGTGTTTTCCTTCATCGGACGGAATTCCAGGCCCCAGAAGGTGTTGGCCAGCGTGCCGCCCGTGATCGTGCAGTAGTTCGAGCAGTCGCTGCGGTCGAACGTCAGGCCGATCGGGATCGGCGTGTTCGCGCGCATGCCGGCGGCCATGTCTTCCTGCTGCATCTTGTTGCCCTTCTGGGCGAAGATCAGGTCCGTGTAGACCATCCAGTCTTCGTTCGGCTGCCACTGGAAGCTCAGCGTCTCGCCGCGGCGGCGGCGCTCGCCGTCGTACACCAGGTAGCGCGGCAGGCGGCCCATCAGGCCGTTGTCGATCTGCTGGATCGTGGCGCCCGGGTTCAGCGCCAGCAGCATCGCGCGGTCGATCGGCGCGCCCGGCTTCAGCACGGCCTGCGCGTAGGCCGGCAGCGCCGACAGGTCCATGCCGCTCGGGACCGTCGCCGGGCTGTTGAAGTAGTCGCCGCCCTTCGAGGCCGGGTCGGACGCGTCGCGCTGGTTCGCGTTCAGGCGGAACGTGCGCATGTCGACGGTCTGGAACACGTCGGTGTGGTATTTCGTGTTACCCCAGGCGAAGCCGAACAGCGCGCCCACCTTGCCGAAGCGTGTGTTCCACGTGTTGCTGACGAGGGCCGAACCCGTGTTGCCCCACTTGCCGTCCTTGTCGCGGTAGTTGCCGCTGGCCGTGAAGGCCGAACGGAAGCCGTTCTTGTCGAACGGGCGCACGCTGCGCATGGTGACCGTACCGGCCACGCCGCCTTCGCTGATGTCCGCCTGCTGGCTCTTGTAGACGGTCGCGCTGCGGAACAGTTCGGACGGCAGGAAGTCCATGTCCACTTCGCGGTTCGCGCTGATGTTGCCGCCCCAGCTGCCGGCCGAGGCGGAGGCCATCGGCGCGCCGTTCAGCAGCACGCGGGTGAACGCCGGCCCCATGCCGCGGATCGAGATGTTCATGCCCTCGCCGTCGATGGACGCGCGGGTCACGGTGACGCCCGGCACGCGCGACAGGGCGTCGGCGATGTTCGGGTCGGGGAACTTGCCCATGTCCTCGGAGAACACGGTGTCGGTGAGGCCGTTGTTCTCGCGCTTCTCCAGCGCGGACAACGCCAGCGAGCTGCGGTAGCCCGTCACGGTGACGGTCGGGCCGCTGCCCTGCGTCCTCAGTTCGGTGTTGTCCTGCGCCCAGGCGCTGGACACGAGACCGGCCAGGATGGTCAACGCGTAAACGTTGCGGCGATTCGGTGCCCGGCGCCGTGCGGCGCCATTCCAGTATTGCTTCATTTGTCTCCTCTCTCTTCTTATCGGATGGCCTTGTGGCCTTTTTGGTCTTACGAGTGAGCGCTCGCCCTAACACGAAATGTTAAACGCTAACATTTTTGGCCGCGGTGCGAGCTTTGTCGGACTGCCAGTGAAAACATGCCGTCAAAGCTGTATTTCTAGTATGACGTCAGACATGTTGGTAACCATACTTGAGTAAATATCATCGAACCAATAAAATTTTTTTCATCACCGATACCCGAATCCGTATCACACGCTTCATAGACAAGTCCGCTCCCTCTGGCATTTGCTATCCGCTACCACAAAATCGCTGTTAGGGGTGTTATACGATAACAACACATAGGATGTCTGACCTTATTCAGGCTGCATGCACCCCCTGCTTTTATGTCCGATTGTGTCGTAATGCCCCGCCGACACATTGCCGGCGTTTCCGGACATGCAACGGACAATCCCCCGACACACCGGGCTGGTCTCATGACGTTCATCGACGCGCCGCGTCGACCCAACCGAAGGAGAGACCGATGAAGACGACCCACACCGCGCTGGCCGCCACGCTGGCCCTGACCCTGTGCGCCGGCGCCCACGCCGCCGAGGCGAAGAAGCCGACCGAGAAATGCTATGGCGTGGCGCTGGCCGGCCAGAACGAATGCGCGGCCGGCGCGGGCACCTCGTGCGCCGGCACGGCGAAGAAGGATTACCAGGACGATGCCTGGATCCTCGTCGAGAAAGGCACCTGCACGAGCATCAAGACGCCGAAAGGCTACGGCTCCCTCACGCCCCGCAAGTAAGCGATGAACGCGACCATGAAGACGCTCGCATTGCTGCTGGCCGCCTGCACGTTCACCGCGCCCGCACTGGCCGCCGATCCGGCGGCGGCAGCCACGAAGAACATCGTGATCGTGCCCGGCGAATTCGTCGATGCCTCCGGCTGGCACGTCGTCCACGACATCCTGAGCCAGAAGGGTTACCACGTGACCGTCGTGCCGGCCGCGCACGCGACGTTCGAGGACGACGTCGCCCATGCCCGCCGCGTGCTGATGCAGCAGTTCGGCAACGTGGTCCTCGTCGGGAACGGCATCGGCGGCGCCGTGATCGGCAACGTCGGCAGCGGCGCGAAAGTCAAAGCGCTCGTGTACGTCGCGGCCATCGCGCCGGAAGTGGGCGAGAGTCCGCTCCAGCTGCTGCACGGGACGGGCGGCATGCCGGCCGCGATCCGGGCCGATTTCGCCGGGTACCACTGGGCCGACCGTGCGCGCTTCCACGACGACTTCGCGGCCGACCTGACGCCCAACCGCGCCAACTTCCTCGCCGCGTCGCAGACACCCGTCGGCCTCGCGTTCCTCGGGACGCCCAGCTATGCGGCCCTGTGGCACACGAAGCCCAGCTACGCCGTCGTCGCGACGGAAGACCGCATCCTCGCCCCGGACGCGCAACGCATGATGTACCGCCGCGCCCATTCTCAAATCGTCGAGATCAAGGGCAGCCACGCCGTCCACATGTCGCGTCCGGAAGACGTGGCCCAGGTCATCGAACGGGCCGCCCGCGACACCCTGTAATCAACCATTCACCACAAGGAGCACACCATGAAAGCACAACGTACGAACCGCGTCGGCCTGGCCGGCGCCGCCGCCCTCCTCGCCATCGCCACGCTCGGCATCGCCAACCCGTCGCATGCAGCGGACAACGGCAAGGAACAGCCGGGCCGCTGCTACGGCGTCAACGGCTGCAAGGGCGAGAGCCTGTGCGCCACGGCGAAGAACGATTGCAAGGGCCTGAACCAGTGCAAGGGCCAGGGCGTGATCGTCAAGACGCCGGCCGAGTGCAAGGCGCTCGGCGGCACGTTGACCGAGAAGGAATAACCGCGCCGGCCCGTCCGCGGACGGGCCATCCACCCACCACAGGACCGAGCCATGCCAGCCCTTCCCTCTCCTCCGACGTTCGCCGGCTTCGGCCTCGGCCTGCGGCGCGAGCACTACCGCGACTTCCTCGAGACGCACGTCCCCGTCGACTTCGTCGAAGTCATCTCCGAAAACTTCATGGTGGCCGGCGGCCAGCCGCTCGACATCCTGCGCCGCGTACGCGAACGGCATCCGGTGGCACTGCACGGCGTGTCGATGTCGATCGGTTCCGCCGACGGCCTGCGCCGCGACTACCTCGTGCGCCTGAAGGCGCTCGTTGCCGCCGTCGATCCACTGTACGTGTCGGATCACCTGTCGTGGTCGCGCATCGGCCGCTTCAACTCGCACGACCTGCTGCCGCTGCCGTACACGGAGGAAGCGCTCGACGTGGTCTGCACAAACATCGACCGCGCCCAGGACGCGCTGGGCCGCGCGATGCTGTTCGAGAATCCGTCCAGCTACCTCGCCTTTGCCGGCGCGGCCATGACGGAATGGGACTTCCTCGCGCGCATGTGCGAGCGCACGGGCTGCGGGCTGCTGCTGGACGTGAACAACGTGTTCGTCAGCGCCGCCAACCACGGTTTCGATCCGTTTGCCTTCCTCGATGGCATCCCGGCACGGCACGTGCGCCAGATCCACCTCGCGGGCCACAGCCAGGGCGACGGCCTGCTGATCGACACGCACGACCAGCCGGTACCGGACGGCGTGTGGTCGCTGTACGCGCACGCCATCACACGCTGCGGCCCGGTAGCGACGATGATCGAGCGCGATGCCGACATTCCGCCGCTGTCCGAGCTGCTGGCCGAACTGGCGCTGGCGAGGCGGCTCGGACTCAAGGAGGCCGCATGAACCTGAACATGATGCAGCGCGATTTCCGCCGCTGGCTGACGACGGCCGACGCCGGCGCCGCGCACCGCCTGGCCGATGGCGGGTCGGGTCTCGACGTCTACCAGAACAACTACCGCGTCCAGCTGATGGGCTGCCTGGAAGCGACGTATCCGCACCTGCGCACGTTCGTCGGCGACGCCGCGTTCCGCCACGCGGCCGCCGTCCACATCCAGCGCAACCCGCCGCGCGCCTGGACACTGGATGCCTACGGCGCCGGCTTCGAAACGACGTTGCGCGCCCTCTTCCCGGACAACCCGGACCTGCACGAACTGGCGTGGATCGAGTGGTCGCTGGCGACGGCCTTCGTCGCGCGTGACGCCGAACCGCTGGACCCGGCCCGCCTCGCGCACGTCGACTGGGACCGCGCGCGTCTGCACTTCGCCCCCTCGCTGCACATGGCGCGGCTGACGACCAACGCGGCCGACATCTGGTCCGCGCTGCAGGACGGCGACGACGTGCCCGAGGCGGCGATGCTGCCCGCGCCAGCGGGCGCGATCGTCTGGCGCCGCGGCCACGTCGCGCGCCTGCGCGTGCTGCCGGCAGCCGAGTTCGAAGCGCTGCAGCTCGCGCGTGCCGAAGGGAGCTTCGGTGCATTGTGCGCGCGGCTCGTCGACCGCCTCGGCGCGGACGACGGCGTCGCCAGGGCAGGCGCCCTGCTCGCCGACTGGATCGGCAACGAACTGCTCACGCGCGTGAGCGGCATCCGTCAACCTTGAAAGGAACCATCATGTTGCATACTGCCCGCCTGCTGCCCGACGCCGCGTTGCTGGCGCTCGACCGCGTCGCCATCGCCGCGATCTTTTTCCTGTCCGGCCGCACGAAGGTGCAAGGCCTCTTCACGATCAAGGAGTCGACGTACGAATTGTTCCGGTCCGAGTATGCGCTGCCGCTGATTCCGCCCGAACTGGCCGCGCAGATGGCGGCGACGGCGGAACACGTGTTCCCGCTGCTGCTCGTGCTGGGGCTGTGCACGCGGGGCGCGGCGCTCGGTTTGCTGGGGATGACGGCCGTGATCGAGATCTTCGTGTATCCGGATGCGTGGCCGACGCACCTGAGCTGGGCGGCGCTGCTGTTGCCGCTGGTGGCGAAGGGAGGCGGGAAATGGTCGCTGGACCGGGTGGGAGGAACATGGTGGGCACGCCGTGCCCACCATGCTTGATGCGATTACTTGCCTGCGACCTTCACGATGCTCGACAGGTTCTTCGCCAGGCTGGCATCGCCACCGCTGGCCGTCAGCTTGCCTGCACCGTCGTTCCAGTGCAGACGGGTCGTCGTGCCCTTGCCCTTCTCGTAGTCGTACGACACGCCGTCGTCGTCATACAGGTCGAAGGACGCGTCGCGGCCCGGGTAGACCTTGACCGAAGCGATGCCCTGCTTCGTCGCGGTCGACTGGATCTCGGCGCCGAACGGGACGATCGAGCCGGCCTTCACGAACACCGGAATCTGGTCGATCGGTGCGGCGACCTTGACCCACTGGCCGCCCGCGAGCTTCTCGTCGGTCCAGAAGTTGTACCAGTCGGTACCGGCCGGCAGGTAGACGTTCTTCTCCGTCTGGCCCTGCTCCGTCACCGGCGCCACGAGGAACGCCGGGCCGAACATGTACTGCGTGCCGATGTTGGCCACGTTCGGGTCGTTCGGGAAGTCCATCCACAGGCCGCGCATGAACGGTGCGCCCGTGTCGTACGTGAACTTGGCCTGGCTGTAGATGTACGGGATCAGCTGGTAACGCAGCGTGTCGTAGCGGGCCATGATGGATTCCGCCTGCTTGCCGAAGGACCAGATGTCGGTGTGCTTGTGCTGGCCGTGCAGGCGCAAGGTCGGCAGGAACGTACCGTACTGGAACCAGCGGGTCAGCAGTTCCGGATAGTCGTTGTTCTGGCCGACGACGTCGCGCGCGTCGGACGGATCGACCAGCGGCGTTTTGGTGCCGTCGCTCGTGCCCGGAATGCCCTGCCAGCCGCCGATGTCGTTGCCCCACAGCGCAATGCCGGACGCCGTCATGTTCAGACCCGTCGGGATCTGGCGCTGCAGCGCTTCCCACGTCGCGTTCACGTCCGACGACCAGAACAGCGCGCCGGTGCGCTGCGAGCCGAGGTAGGCGGCGCGCGACAGGATCAGCACGCGCTTGTTCGGCTTCCAGCTGCGCATGTTGTCGGCGAAGCCTTCCACGTGCAGCAGCGGGAACAAATTGTGGTAACGGTCGCCCGAGCCGATCGAATAGAAGTAGCCGTCCGGGACCAGGTCCGGTTCCGTCTCGTCCAGCCACGGGTAGTCGAAGCCGTGCGACAGGACGTTGTCGCGCGATTTCTCCCAGAACCACTGGCGTGCCTTCGGATTGGTCGCGTCGATCAGGCCGCCCGTGCGGTCGGAACGGAACGGCAGGCCGTCGACGGTCTTGCCGTCCTTGTCCTTCAGCAGATAGCCCTTCGCATCCAGCTCGTTGAAGTAGCGGCCCGCCGTTTCATAGCGCGGCCAGATCGAGATGATCGACTGCATGCCCATGTCGTGCAGCTGCTTGTTCATGCCGTCCGGGTCCGGAAACTCGGCCGGGTTGATGTCCATCTGGCCCATGCGGGTCCAGTAGAACCAGTCGACGACCATCACGTCGAGCGGGTATTTTTTCTGGCGATAGGTGTTCGCGACGCGCAGCACTTCCTGCTGGCTGTCGTAGCGCGCCTTCGACTGGATCAGGCCGAACGCGGCCTTCGGCGGGATCGGCGTCTTGCCGGTCAGGCGCGCGTAGCCCGAGTAGATCTCGTCGGTGGTCTTACCCGTGATGACGAAGAACGACACGCGCTCGCCCACGTTCGACTGGAAGCTCGTGCGGCCGTGGATGGCGGCGTTGAAGCGCGTGGCCGACGGGTTGTCCCACACGATGCCGTAGCCCTTCGACGACACCATGAACGGCACGCACACGGATTCGCCGGTCGGCGCGTCGTACCAGTGCTTGCAGTCGAGCGTGCGGCCGCGCAGGTCCAGCGGACCCGTCGATTCCTGGTTCTGGCCCATGCCGTAGTAATGCTCGTCGCGGCCGGCCGCGAACGTGGCGCCGACCTGGTAGGTCTTCTCGCCGGAGACGGTCTGCGGCGACATCTCCCAACCCTGCATCTCGAGGATCTGCTCGCCCTTGGCGTTCTTGACCTGCAGGCCCACCGACGCGAGCGACGGCGCGAAGTACTTCTCCGGCTGGCTCGGCGTGCGCGCCGGCGGTGCCGCGTTCACGTGCACGGTCATGCCGTTCGACGTGAAGGTGTCGCCGTCGTTGCCCGCGGCGTGGCGGAACGCGCCGTTGTCGGCATTCTTCTTCAGGATGCCGTAGCCCGGGCCCTTGAGGACTTCGTCCTTGTCGACGGCGATCGTCACGTGGACGATGTTCGGGCCGTACGCTTCCACCGACACCCAGGCGCCGTTGCGGTCCAGGGTAGTCAGCGGAGCGGCGAAGGCCGCGGGTACGAAGGCAAGCGCCGATGTTAGCGCAATCAGCGTGCGGTGCAGGGTAAGTCTCATCCAGTCCTCTATCGCAGGGGGTGAATCGGGCGACGCGGTGCGCGCGGCGGCGGCAGGCCGGGGAGACTGTCTTTACGGGCCGTATGGCCCGCGGCCGCACGCGGCGGACGGATGATGGCGTCTCCCTGGCACGATACCTGCCGATACGGCGGCGTGCGCGTTATAGTTGAACTGTTATTGTCGCTGTTAGCGGTCACATACGCAATCGCTAAAACAGCCAAGGCAAGGAAAATATTGCCGAATTCACCTTGCTATACGCTACCATCGCACCGGGCGGCGCCGGACCCCTATTCCGTCGCGAGACGCTTGCCGAGCCGGTACAAAAACTCCTGGCCATCGTAGAGCGACTTGACGCGCAGATGCTCGTTCAGGCCATGCGCACCGGAGGGTTCGGAGCCGCTGAACATGCCGCTGATGCCGTAGGTCGGGATGCCGGCATTGTTCAGGAAACGGCCGTCCGTCCCGCCGGCCAGCAGCGTCGGGATGACCGGCACCCCGGGCCACAGGTCGTTGCTGATGTCGTTCACCGCGTTCATGAGCGTCGGCGTCAGCGGCGGCATGGGGCTGGCCACACCCTCGCCGATGCGGGACACCTTGATCGTGTCGTCCGCCACGACGCGTTCCAGCGTGCGCTGCACGTCGGCTATGGATTCGTCGGGCAGGATGCGGCAGTTGACGGTGGCGCGGGCGCGCTGCGGCAAGGCATTGTCGGCATGTCCCGCCTCGACCTTCGTCGCCACGCACGTCGTGCGGACGGTCGCATTGTGCATCGGGTGAACCGCATACAGGCGGTCGAGCGCCGCCCGATCGGGAGGATCGGCAAGGATGGCTTTCATGTCGGCGGCGACCTGCCCCCGTTCGACCTGCGCCGACTTCTCGTAAAACTGGCGCGTGACGCTCGAGAGCTTGAACGGGAACTCGAACTTGCCCAGGCGGGACAAACCTTCCGCGAGCCGGTAGATGGCGTTGTCGCGCATCGGCAGCGAGCTGTGGCCGCCCGGGTTGGTCACTTCCAGCTGGAAGCTCTGGTAGATCTTCTCGCCGGCCTGGATGCCGTGGCGGACCGGCTTGCCGTCCTTGTCGAGGAATCCGCCGCCGCCTTCGTTGAGCGCGATCTCGGCGTCGATCAGGTCGCGATGGTACTTGACCAGGTATTCGGCACCGTCGAATTTGGACGGCACCATCTCTTCATCGCACGTGAGCGCGAGGATGACGTCGCGCTTGAGCGGCAGCTTTTCGTTCTTGTAGCGGATCATGTTGGCGACGAACACGGACGCCATC includes:
- a CDS encoding PQQ-dependent sugar dehydrogenase: MRIIRRRAGVLIALCFLASCGGGGGSGAGGPGGVVNTPVAPVPQPPPAAGGLLALSEVAQVDNAVYLSAPPGDTRLFIVDRTGRVLVMENGALRATPFLDVSSRTSTAGEGGLLSIAFDPQFASNGRVYIVYVARDNVITLERYTVGSDRNVLDPASQLTVLQIPHPDFTNHYGGQLAFGPDDMLYLSTGDGGGAGDPRGNAQNPLSLLGKLLRLDVRNATATRSYEIPASNPYNGMSSRRNEIWALGLRNPWRFSFDGNLLYIADVGQAQREEVDISDAGAGGLNYGWNILEGGACYNGGSCDTAGLTLPVHEYDHGANNANGCSITGGYVYRGAKIAHLSGSYVFSDYCGGYLKSLRYAGGGVPTVTTWDVAKVGGVLSFGRDGSGELYLIGSSGKIYRIDNRSTSSG
- the bufA2 gene encoding BufA2 family periplasmic bufferin-type metallophore encodes the protein MKAQRTNRVGLAGAAALLAIATLGIANPSHAADNGKEQPGRCYGVNGCKGESLCATAKNDCKGLNQCKGQGVIVKTPAECKALGGTLTEKE
- a CDS encoding HvfC/BufC N-terminal domain-containing protein, which gives rise to MNLNMMQRDFRRWLTTADAGAAHRLADGGSGLDVYQNNYRVQLMGCLEATYPHLRTFVGDAAFRHAAAVHIQRNPPRAWTLDAYGAGFETTLRALFPDNPDLHELAWIEWSLATAFVARDAEPLDPARLAHVDWDRARLHFAPSLHMARLTTNAADIWSALQDGDDVPEAAMLPAPAGAIVWRRGHVARLRVLPAAEFEALQLARAEGSFGALCARLVDRLGADDGVARAGALLADWIGNELLTRVSGIRQP
- a CDS encoding BufA1 family periplasmic bufferin-type metallophore — encoded protein: MKTTHTALAATLALTLCAGAHAAEAKKPTEKCYGVALAGQNECAAGAGTSCAGTAKKDYQDDAWILVEKGTCTSIKTPKGYGSLTPRK
- the bufB gene encoding MNIO family bufferin maturase, yielding MPALPSPPTFAGFGLGLRREHYRDFLETHVPVDFVEVISENFMVAGGQPLDILRRVRERHPVALHGVSMSIGSADGLRRDYLVRLKALVAAVDPLYVSDHLSWSRIGRFNSHDLLPLPYTEEALDVVCTNIDRAQDALGRAMLFENPSSYLAFAGAAMTEWDFLARMCERTGCGLLLDVNNVFVSAANHGFDPFAFLDGIPARHVRQIHLAGHSQGDGLLIDTHDQPVPDGVWSLYAHAITRCGPVATMIERDADIPPLSELLAELALARRLGLKEAA
- a CDS encoding TonB-dependent receptor, giving the protein MKQYWNGAARRRAPNRRNVYALTILAGLVSSAWAQDNTELRTQGSGPTVTVTGYRSSLALSALEKRENNGLTDTVFSEDMGKFPDPNIADALSRVPGVTVTRASIDGEGMNISIRGMGPAFTRVLLNGAPMASASAGSWGGNISANREVDMDFLPSELFRSATVYKSQQADISEGGVAGTVTMRSVRPFDKNGFRSAFTASGNYRDKDGKWGNTGSALVSNTWNTRFGKVGALFGFAWGNTKYHTDVFQTVDMRTFRLNANQRDASDPASKGGDYFNSPATVPSGMDLSALPAYAQAVLKPGAPIDRAMLLALNPGATIQQIDNGLMGRLPRYLVYDGERRRRGETLSFQWQPNEDWMVYTDLIFAQKGNKMQQEDMAAGMRANTPIPIGLTFDRSDCSNYCTITGGTLANTFWGLEFRPMKENTHFRSINPGFEWHASDRLTIDGHVNYTDSEFYRDMPTVLVATQSAPTVVKYDNTTPGQIPVMSSNIDINDPTKFGWYQPGQGLSGLRGDIYQRRNTTKGTRLNLNWGDDTFAIKVGGSFDDITRRYTDYGNADAWMNYTCGNQTSYQFIQPDRALQGQCDGRFAPGPIPAGTYPGYGTGYTQGQTAPLTYLGSAVTNGDLAKYVHKSDHGFITVDWDKFAKDTNYQHYRELFFAAPTSNGGYLREKVSAFYVSTNGRIPVFGHTLRYNAGVRYATTEQTIGAPVNTPDPRNAQQGLQQGGRYPDMQTWVYESTKYHNILPSFNLSYNITKDVIARLSGSKSLTRANPADLHQTQLSIGDQGVNQGNVTNPNLKPFKANNLDAGVEWYFSREGYVALSGFAKDIVSRPGSRQIDYTLSDLDKIYGTVGLTDAQQAAVDAAGGRDKKHVIITEPYMIDSKLKVRGLEFTWQQPLDMLPVKGFGFTGNFTYTKQKDEAAGAPPVAGVPPRTNNLTVYYEKDGLNLRVSRQYQASLISNTNTGLGNGFYAYSTGRSQVDMSAGMNLQKVFGFGGNTDLTVSVWNLNNAKSQNYTAFNNAIFDENKPGRSYTMSLRTAF
- a CDS encoding DoxX family protein, with translation MLHTARLLPDAALLALDRVAIAAIFFLSGRTKVQGLFTIKESTYELFRSEYALPLIPPELAAQMAATAEHVFPLLLVLGLCTRGAALGLLGMTAVIEIFVYPDAWPTHLSWAALLLPLVAKGGGKWSLDRVGGTWWARRAHHA
- a CDS encoding alpha/beta hydrolase, which translates into the protein MNATMKTLALLLAACTFTAPALAADPAAAATKNIVIVPGEFVDASGWHVVHDILSQKGYHVTVVPAAHATFEDDVAHARRVLMQQFGNVVLVGNGIGGAVIGNVGSGAKVKALVYVAAIAPEVGESPLQLLHGTGGMPAAIRADFAGYHWADRARFHDDFAADLTPNRANFLAASQTPVGLAFLGTPSYAALWHTKPSYAVVATEDRILAPDAQRMMYRRAHSQIVEIKGSHAVHMSRPEDVAQVIERAARDTL